From Stenotrophomonas maltophilia, a single genomic window includes:
- the fusA gene encoding elongation factor G, with protein MARSTPIERYRNFGIMAHIDAGKTTTSERILFYTGKSHKIGEVHDGAATMDWMEQEQERGITIQSAATTAFWKGMDKSLPEHRFNIIDTPGHVDFTIEVERSLRVLDGAVFVLCAVGGVQPQSETVWRQANRYKVPRIAFVNKMDRTGANFYKVRDQLKAKLGAVAVPMQLPIGAEDGFKGVVDLLKMKAIHWDEASQGMKFEYGEIPADLQEKAEEARTYMIETAAEASEELMEKYLGGEELAEAEIINALRTRTLATEIVPMYCGSAFKNKGVQAMLDGVIQLLPSPVDVPDVTGTDVDDENVAMTRKSDDKAPFSSLAFKIITDPFVGALTFFRVYSGTLNGGDTVLNSVKGKKERIGRILQMHSNNREEIKEVLAGDIAAAVGLKDTTTGDTLCSIDQPIILERMTFPEPVISMAVEPKTKSDQEKMGLALGRLAQEDPSFRVKTDEESGQTIISGMGELHLDIIVDRLKREFNVEANVGAPQVAYRETITLADVKSDYKHAKQSGGKGQYGHVVIELSPITAEDRADAKIAPLIKDDFLFINDITGGVIPKEFIPSVEKGLRETITSGPLAGFPVVDVKVKLVFGSYHDVDSSEMAFKLASSMAFKQGFAKAKPVLLEPIMKVEIVTPEDYQGDVMGDVSRRRGVLQGSDTTGDGSASIINAMIPLGEMFGYATALRSQTQGRATFTMEFDHYEPAPNNIAEAVMKKG; from the coding sequence GTGGCCCGTTCCACTCCCATCGAGCGTTACCGTAACTTCGGCATCATGGCTCACATCGATGCCGGCAAGACCACCACGTCCGAGCGCATCCTGTTCTACACCGGCAAGAGCCACAAGATCGGTGAAGTGCACGACGGCGCCGCCACCATGGACTGGATGGAGCAGGAGCAGGAGCGTGGCATCACGATCCAGTCCGCTGCCACCACCGCGTTCTGGAAGGGCATGGACAAGTCCCTGCCGGAGCACCGCTTCAACATCATCGACACCCCCGGGCACGTCGACTTCACCATCGAAGTGGAGCGCTCGCTGCGCGTGCTCGACGGTGCCGTCTTCGTCCTGTGTGCCGTCGGTGGCGTGCAGCCGCAGTCGGAAACCGTGTGGCGCCAGGCCAACCGCTACAAGGTGCCGCGCATCGCGTTCGTCAACAAGATGGACCGCACCGGTGCCAACTTCTACAAGGTCCGTGACCAGCTGAAGGCCAAGCTCGGCGCCGTCGCCGTGCCGATGCAGCTGCCGATCGGTGCCGAAGACGGCTTCAAGGGCGTCGTCGACCTGCTGAAGATGAAGGCCATCCATTGGGATGAAGCCTCGCAGGGCATGAAGTTCGAGTACGGCGAAATCCCGGCCGACCTGCAGGAAAAGGCTGAAGAAGCCCGTACCTACATGATCGAAACCGCGGCTGAAGCCAGCGAAGAGCTGATGGAAAAGTACCTGGGCGGCGAAGAGCTGGCCGAGGCTGAAATCATCAACGCGCTGCGTACCCGCACCCTGGCCACCGAAATCGTCCCGATGTACTGCGGTTCGGCGTTCAAGAACAAGGGCGTGCAGGCCATGCTGGACGGCGTGATCCAGCTGCTGCCGTCGCCGGTCGATGTGCCGGACGTGACCGGTACCGACGTGGACGACGAAAACGTCGCCATGACCCGCAAGTCCGACGACAAGGCTCCGTTCTCGTCGCTGGCCTTCAAGATCATCACCGATCCGTTCGTCGGCGCGCTGACCTTCTTCCGTGTCTACTCGGGCACCCTGAACGGTGGTGACACCGTCCTGAACTCGGTGAAGGGCAAGAAGGAGCGCATCGGCCGCATCCTGCAGATGCACTCGAACAACCGCGAAGAAATCAAGGAAGTTCTGGCCGGTGACATCGCCGCTGCCGTGGGCCTGAAGGACACCACCACCGGTGACACCCTGTGCTCGATCGACCAGCCGATCATCCTGGAGCGCATGACGTTCCCGGAGCCGGTGATCTCGATGGCCGTCGAACCGAAGACCAAGTCGGACCAGGAAAAGATGGGCCTGGCCCTGGGTCGCCTGGCGCAGGAAGATCCGTCGTTCCGCGTCAAGACCGACGAAGAATCCGGCCAGACGATCATCTCGGGCATGGGCGAGCTGCACCTGGACATCATCGTCGACCGCCTGAAGCGCGAGTTCAACGTTGAAGCCAACGTCGGCGCGCCGCAGGTTGCGTACCGCGAAACCATCACCCTGGCTGACGTCAAGTCGGACTACAAGCACGCCAAGCAGTCCGGTGGTAAGGGTCAGTACGGTCACGTCGTGATCGAGCTGTCGCCGATCACCGCTGAAGACCGTGCCGATGCCAAGATCGCTCCGCTGATCAAGGACGACTTCCTGTTCATCAACGACATCACCGGCGGCGTGATCCCGAAGGAATTCATTCCGTCGGTCGAAAAGGGCCTGCGCGAAACCATCACCAGCGGCCCGCTGGCTGGCTTCCCGGTCGTGGACGTCAAGGTGAAGCTGGTGTTCGGTTCGTACCACGACGTCGACTCCTCGGAAATGGCGTTCAAGCTGGCTTCGTCGATGGCCTTCAAGCAGGGCTTCGCCAAGGCCAAGCCGGTGCTGCTGGAGCCGATCATGAAGGTCGAGATCGTGACCCCGGAGGATTACCAGGGTGACGTGATGGGCGACGTCAGCCGTCGTCGCGGCGTGCTGCAGGGTTCCGACACCACCGGTGACGGCTCCGCTTCGATCATCAACGCGATGATCCCGCTGGGTGAAATGTTCGGCTACGCCACTGCGCTGCGTTCGCAGACCCAGGGCCGCGCCACCTTCACCATGGAATTCGACCACTACGAGCCGGCGCCGAACAACATCGCCGAAGCCGTCATGAAGAAGGGCTGA
- the tuf gene encoding elongation factor Tu, which produces MAKGKFERTKPHVNVGTIGHVDHGKTTLTAALTKIGAERFGGEFKDYSSIDAAPEEKARGITISTAHVEYESPVRHYAHVDCPGHADYVKNMITGAAQMDGAILVCSAADGPMPQTREHILLSRQVGVPYIVVFLNKADMVDDAELLELVEMEVRELLSKYDFPGDDTPIIAGSARLALEGDQSDIGVPAILKLVDALDSWIPEPERAIDKPFLMPVEDVFSISGRGTVVTGRIERGVIKVGDEIEIVGIRPVQKTTVTGVEMFRKLLDQGQAGDNAGLLLRGTKRDDVERGQVLAKPGSIKPHTKFEGEVYVLSKDEGGRHTPFFNGYRPQFYFRTTDITGAAALPEGVEMVMPGDNVKMVVTLINPVAMDEGLRFAIREGGRTVGAGVVSKIIE; this is translated from the coding sequence ATGGCAAAGGGTAAGTTCGAGCGCACCAAGCCGCACGTCAACGTCGGCACCATCGGTCACGTCGACCACGGCAAGACCACGCTGACCGCCGCACTGACCAAGATCGGTGCCGAGCGCTTCGGTGGCGAGTTCAAGGACTACTCCTCGATCGACGCCGCGCCGGAAGAAAAGGCTCGTGGCATCACGATCTCGACCGCGCACGTCGAATACGAATCCCCGGTCCGTCACTACGCCCACGTCGATTGCCCGGGCCACGCTGACTACGTCAAGAACATGATCACCGGTGCCGCCCAGATGGACGGCGCGATCCTGGTGTGCTCGGCCGCTGACGGCCCGATGCCGCAGACCCGCGAGCACATCCTGCTGTCGCGTCAGGTCGGCGTGCCGTACATCGTCGTGTTCCTGAACAAGGCCGACATGGTTGACGACGCCGAGCTGCTCGAGCTGGTCGAGATGGAAGTGCGCGAGCTGCTGAGCAAGTACGACTTCCCGGGCGACGACACCCCGATCATCGCTGGTTCGGCCCGTCTGGCGCTGGAAGGCGACCAGAGCGACATCGGCGTGCCGGCCATCCTGAAGCTGGTCGACGCCCTGGACAGCTGGATCCCGGAGCCGGAGCGCGCAATCGACAAGCCGTTCCTGATGCCGGTGGAAGACGTGTTCTCGATCTCGGGCCGCGGCACCGTGGTGACCGGTCGTATCGAGCGCGGCGTGATCAAGGTTGGCGACGAAATCGAAATCGTCGGCATCCGTCCGGTGCAGAAGACCACCGTGACCGGCGTTGAAATGTTCCGCAAGCTGCTGGACCAGGGTCAGGCAGGCGACAACGCTGGCCTGCTGCTGCGCGGCACCAAGCGTGACGACGTCGAGCGTGGCCAGGTCCTGGCCAAGCCGGGTTCGATCAAGCCGCACACCAAGTTCGAAGGCGAAGTGTACGTCCTGTCGAAGGACGAAGGCGGCCGCCACACCCCGTTCTTCAACGGCTACCGCCCGCAGTTCTACTTCCGCACCACCGACATCACCGGCGCCGCTGCACTGCCGGAAGGCGTCGAAATGGTGATGCCGGGTGACAACGTCAAGATGGTCGTCACCCTGATCAACCCGGTGGCAATGGACGAAGGCCTGCGCTTCGCCATCCGCGAGGGCGGCCGTACCGTCGGCGCCGGCGTGGTCTCGAAGATCATCGAGTAA